A part of Pseudochaenichthys georgianus chromosome 23, fPseGeo1.2, whole genome shotgun sequence genomic DNA contains:
- the LOC117468277 gene encoding glucoside xylosyltransferase 1-like isoform X1, with translation MRRYIRALMLCTVFAVFSGVYVYSKLFYSDLSLGGNGPRGFIPPRVPGIRRGAVDKTGPQSPHWYNRYIMRQRGQVEAGGGSVQPEAPMHLAVVACGERLEETLTMIKSAVLFSIKHLQLHIFAEDQLHTSFMEALQSWPGFIRSRFNYTVYSISFPSENAAEWKKLFKPCASQRLFLPLILKDIDSVVYVDSDILFLQPVDRLWAFLTRFNSSQLAAMAPEHEEPRIAWYNRFARHPYYGKTGINSGVMLMNMTRMRSMFFKNDMTSVGLRWEELLMPLLQKYKLNITWGDQDLLNIIFHHNPECLLEFPCMWNYRPDHCIYGSNCASAEEDGINILHGNRGVYHDHKQPAFRAVYEAIRKYPFGADPVTSLLDPLEEQLLTTTHTYCGKSHPLLTRRLAHSLANINRKSSAGR, from the exons ATGCGGCGCTACATTCGTGCACTAATGCTGTGCACAGTGTTTGCCGTGTTTTCGGGTGTGTATGTTTACAGTAAACTGTTTTACTCGGACTTGTCGCTCGGTGGAAACGGTCCGAGAGGTTTCATCCCACCGAGAGTCCCCGGAATCAGGCGAGGAGCCGTGGACAAAACCGGGCCCCAAAGCCCACACTGGTACAATAG GTACATCATGCGTCAGCGGGGTCAGGTGGAGGCAGGGGGGGGCAGCGTCCAGCCTGAAGCCCCCATGCACCTGGCTGTGGTGGCCTGTGGGGAGAGGCTGGAGGAGACCCTCACCATGATCAAGTCCGCTGTGCTCTTCAGCATCAAACACCTCCAGCTGCACATCTTCGCCGAGGATCAGCTGCACACCAGTTTCATGGAAGCT CTGCAGTCGTGGCCAGGTTTCATTCGCTCCCGGTTCAACTACACCGTGTACTCCATCAGCTTCCCCAGTGAGAACGCAGCCGAGTGGAAGAAGCTCTTCAAACCCTGCGCTTCCCAGAGGCTCTTCTTACCT CTGATCCTAAAGGACATAGACTCCGTGGTGTACGTGGACTCGGACATCCTCTTCCTGCAGCCCGTGGACCGCCTTTGGGCCTTCCTGACCCGCTTTAACTCCTCCCAGCTGGCTGCCATGGCCCCAGAGCACGAGGAGCCCCGCATCGCCTGGTACAACCGCTTCGCCCGCCACCCCTACTACGGCAAGACGGGCATCAACTCAGGGGTCATGCTCATGAACATGACCAGGATGAGGAGCATGTTCTTCAAG AATGACATGACGTCTGTGGGGCTGCGCTGGGAGGAGCTGCTGATGCCTCTACTTCAGAAATACAAGCTCAACATTACCTGGGGGGACCAGGACCTTCTCAATATCATTTTCCACCACAACCCTG AGTGTTTGCTGGAGTTTCCCTGCATGTGGAATTACCGCCCAGATCACTGCATCTATGGCAGCAACTGTGCGTCAGCCGAGGAGGACGGTATCAACATACTGCACGGAAACAGAGGGGTGTACCACGACCACAAGCAACCTGCCTTCAGGGCCGTTTACGAAGCCATACGGAAG TACCCTTTCGGCGCCGACCCAGTGACTTCTTTGTTGGATCCGTTGGAAGAGCAGCTGTTGACGACGACACACACTTACTGCGGTAAATCCCACCCGCTCCTCACAAGGAGACTGGCACACAGCCTGGCCaacatcaacaggaagtcctCCGCTGGACGGTGA
- the LOC117468277 gene encoding glucoside xylosyltransferase 1-like isoform X2: MRRYIRALMLCTVFAVFSGVYVYSKLFYSDLSLGGNGPRGFIPPRVPGIRRGAVDKTGPQSPHWYNRYIMRQRGQVEAGGGSVQPEAPMHLAVVACGERLEETLTMIKSAVLFSIKHLQLHIFAEDQLHTSFMEALQSWPGFIRSRFNYTVYSISFPSENAAEWKKLFKPCASQRLFLPLILKDIDSVVYVDSDILFLQPVDRLWAFLTRFNSSQLAAMAPEHEEPRIAWYNRFARHPYYGKTGINSGVMLMNMTRMRSMFFKNDMTSVGLRWEELLMPLLQKYKLNITWGDQDLLNIIFHHNPECLLEFPCMWNYRPDHCIYGSNCASAEEDGINILHGNRGVYHDHKQPAFRAVYEAIRKFTGQIISSTSCSSAADPQAI, translated from the exons ATGCGGCGCTACATTCGTGCACTAATGCTGTGCACAGTGTTTGCCGTGTTTTCGGGTGTGTATGTTTACAGTAAACTGTTTTACTCGGACTTGTCGCTCGGTGGAAACGGTCCGAGAGGTTTCATCCCACCGAGAGTCCCCGGAATCAGGCGAGGAGCCGTGGACAAAACCGGGCCCCAAAGCCCACACTGGTACAATAG GTACATCATGCGTCAGCGGGGTCAGGTGGAGGCAGGGGGGGGCAGCGTCCAGCCTGAAGCCCCCATGCACCTGGCTGTGGTGGCCTGTGGGGAGAGGCTGGAGGAGACCCTCACCATGATCAAGTCCGCTGTGCTCTTCAGCATCAAACACCTCCAGCTGCACATCTTCGCCGAGGATCAGCTGCACACCAGTTTCATGGAAGCT CTGCAGTCGTGGCCAGGTTTCATTCGCTCCCGGTTCAACTACACCGTGTACTCCATCAGCTTCCCCAGTGAGAACGCAGCCGAGTGGAAGAAGCTCTTCAAACCCTGCGCTTCCCAGAGGCTCTTCTTACCT CTGATCCTAAAGGACATAGACTCCGTGGTGTACGTGGACTCGGACATCCTCTTCCTGCAGCCCGTGGACCGCCTTTGGGCCTTCCTGACCCGCTTTAACTCCTCCCAGCTGGCTGCCATGGCCCCAGAGCACGAGGAGCCCCGCATCGCCTGGTACAACCGCTTCGCCCGCCACCCCTACTACGGCAAGACGGGCATCAACTCAGGGGTCATGCTCATGAACATGACCAGGATGAGGAGCATGTTCTTCAAG AATGACATGACGTCTGTGGGGCTGCGCTGGGAGGAGCTGCTGATGCCTCTACTTCAGAAATACAAGCTCAACATTACCTGGGGGGACCAGGACCTTCTCAATATCATTTTCCACCACAACCCTG AGTGTTTGCTGGAGTTTCCCTGCATGTGGAATTACCGCCCAGATCACTGCATCTATGGCAGCAACTGTGCGTCAGCCGAGGAGGACGGTATCAACATACTGCACGGAAACAGAGGGGTGTACCACGACCACAAGCAACCTGCCTTCAGGGCCGTTTACGAAGCCATACGGAAG TTCACTGGACAGATCATTTCATCCACGTCTTGTTCATCTGCAGCGGATCCTCAGGCCATCTGA